The region CTCCAACCAGTCCGGGTCCTTCCCTGAATCCAGCCTCTGTCCGCCCGGCGTCTGTGTCTGCGTCAAATGAAATTAGTTTTCACCTGAAAACCTCACCGACCCCGGTGCTCGCTCCCAGAGAGATCACGTCATGGGCCGCGCCtcatttaatcaaacattACAATCACCTGTATTGTTtagatttttaatttatcatcTCGCTGGCGGCGCACCGTCGCCAGCAcgcagggagagagggagagagacggcCACTGGAGgagctggccggctggctcgctggtggGAATCGTTCACGCGCAATCGCTCGGTCGATCGTCGCGTTGCCGCGCTTCTGGGTTCGCGGTTCGCTCAAGAGCATTTTCTGTTTACTCATGCACTTGATCGTTTTGTCGATCACTACGGCCCGACCGACGACCGTGCTGTGCTGAGTGGGCCGCCGGCGACAGCTCCGGCCGAACCCGATGATCGAACAATGATTCGAGCCTCCGGGACGCCCCATTGGCCCGggggatttgtttattttcggcGCAACCACAAGGCAGAAGTGAAGCACCAGCGGCATCACGggatcaaaaaaaaaagaagaacttaCTCGATCGccccggatggatggattctaATCCCGCGCGTCATTAAATCGGTTTTTCGGGCACCGAATCGGAGTCCGCCACGGTGATGATCGGTTCCCTGGGACACTGGGGGGGCCCGCTGGAAGCGTCAACCTGATCCGCACCGAAAAACCTGATCGATTTTACTCACGCgcgctccctctccctctctcgctctcattcACGCTAATGAAGCAATTAATTACGCTTGCAAATTAAGCCATTAATTTCTGCAGCAAAAGACCACTCTTCTTCGTACCACCGCGGTCCAGGATGcgtcgatcgtgatcgcgatcgcgacagcgagcgaacgacgCCATTCGATGTCATTTGAATTAtagaaatttatttttattccagtATTTAATAGCAACGGCGGAAGATTGCGCGGTGATGGCATCGcgcgattccgattccgattcgatcgCACCACACCGGAGACAGCGGTGCACggataagcgacgaaccttggCATGCGCGCCGCATGATGACTTGTTTATGGGAGATTAAGTACACAACTCCGGCCGGATGGATGCACTCGCGCGCgaatgcactgctgctgctgctggggtgtaagaatgaaaaaaaggaaacagatCACTAACCATAATTGTCTCATTACAGCCGGCACCGTGCCACCGACCCGTGTGGTGTGCTCGGCCATCTTCAAAGAAGCGCGACAAAAATTGCAACAAACTGACACAAGCcaactgactggctggcaggctggctggctgcaggTGCAAAGCAGAGGAAAAGCAGCAAAGGGAGCAGTGCAAAGCGCATTTGCGCAGCACAAATGGTGCGGTAGCACGGCTGAGGCCAGTCATTATTAAATTAAGCGAGCTAAGCCGCAACCAGCGAGCAGCGTGCCTAGCCCATTTGCGCCACACTCTGGCTAGCTGTCTGGCCGCTTTTAAGACCCGTCCGATGAATCATTAGACCACTCGGAGAACCGCAAACCCCGGTCTCATCCTCCACCCAGAGGATTGTGGACCAGAAcaagaaatcataaatcagaTAGTGTTCGGTGTGGAGCGATTCAGAGGATCACGCTGAGGATCCGTGGAGGAGGATCACTAACCATTTTCACCTGCCAGCTGAGTCGCGTCCAGTGTGCAAGATTGTTGGGACTTCACTTTTTTGCCGTTTGTGCCGCCATGTCTATGCTAGTTGGGGCACACCTCAGAGGTAAGGTATGttgataaagagagagagagagagagcaagagagagagagagagagagagagagcgagagagagaggaaaattcGTTCTACTAGCGAGACGATCGAGCCAACTAAACAACCGCTCGCCCGTTGCCAGTGCCGTGTATAATGAATGTAAAATTTTTCTCAATTATAATGATTGACTTTTTATATGAACCGAGCGTGCGCGCACCGAGCGTTTCCCCGAGGCACTGACAACTTGTCAACGGGGAACAGCGCGGAACAGAAGCGGAAACACACCGAAGTACCGTGACAGAAGCACTGGcggcaccggtggcggtgcgatCCACTTGAAGATCCCGGAGGAGCTCAGCAGTCGCGaccatgacgatgacgaggacgaggacgaggacgacgggaCGACAACGACTTCGAGtcggacagcagcaacaactgcaacGGAGACGTCTTGATCTGGGCGGACCTCACCTGATTTTCGCTCATTTATTTCTGCATGATTATCGGTGATTTCGTTTTATCAAcggatgttgttgatgttgttgcatcGCCTGCAAGCGAGGAGTTAGCAAGAGGCTAAGGAAGGTAGGAAGGAAACACaggatgggtggtggtgacaggGATCGCAATTCACTTTTATTCAAATCGCGAACAATACAAATCTAATTGGTGcatcaacggtggtggcatcggcacaccgaaccgatcgtaCATCAATTCCGGCATTCAATGTCGTACATTATTAAGGTTCCGAAGGGCCCTCCGTGGAACACACTAATGAAGCACCGgctaccggccaccggccaccaggcCGTCGTCTATTATGCTTCATTATCCGGTGGGGCCTCGAAGGGGACCAGTTTGTGTGATTTGCCCGCCCGGGAGCACGTCAataattgattgtttcatTATGGAAGGAAGAATGATAAATCAGCTTAATTTGAATCGAGCGGAAGATCCTgtagcgtgtttttttttttgcgcgctAACCTAGAGATCCTAGCTCCATAGCTCTCCGATAGCTGAGGAGAGGCTTAACAGTTACTACTGCTTCGCGATAActatttgctgttgttgcgccaTGCTGCGTTAATGCAGAAATGGTGTTGGATCCGACAATATGAAGTGAAGAAATTATTTCAAAGCGTGTTGTACTGTTATAGCGATAAACTGTTATTGACTTAGCGCTAACAGTCAATATTCATTTCTGACATGCACTAAAAAATCCAACGCAAGATTTGATTGTAATGGTTATTGGTAAATTCAGAGGTGACCATTTAACGGTTTTATAGtcgaaaacattattttcagtaaaaaaaattaaaggtTGTTGCACAGTGAAATTATTTGCATCTCTACTGCACTGATACACGAACGCAATGCAATTAAATGTCGTTTTGATAGTTCTTAGCTGCAAAAATTGCATTCGCGTACTTACCACTAAACACCTTGAACTATCTGACACTTTCATTGATGCGCCTTAACACTTTTATTAGATTGCTTCTGCGAAGAGGGTCATAGATTACGCTTCCAATCAGTCACCTTGTAGCAACCATTAGCAAACAGCATCTAATTGAATGGACAAATGGACtgctaaataaaataaaaagtatTCCAACACCTGGATGAGATAAATCATTATCCGCTTCGTCTAAGCCATCGAGCTGCGCTGGGCACAATAAACATCTCAAATTACTTTCTAATCATAAAAATACATCCAACGCTCCATCAAAGCCACCATATCCGAGGACATGCTTTTCACCCTGcacaccgtcgatcgatcgtcgaacgCGAGATGTCACACTTTGACTTCTCgcagaaaagcgaaacataaaaaaaaaccttttatCGCTCACAACCACGCGACCTGCATTAGATGATCGACTTTCGCGAAATTTGTATGGTTTCTCGTACGTGCGAAGAGGATGAGAGCATTTTTGGGCAAACCATCAAAGACTCCGGGTTGAAATCGATAGGtgatcgtcgttgttgtcatcGTCGCGCGCCAGCGATCAGTTTCGATCGGTCCCGGAGCGATGTGACGAGAACATTATTCATTCAAAACCATAGCCGTGGTGACCTGCCACAAAACGGTGGAGAGAGCACCCCACTCGCACTCCCgcttcccccaaaaactgcTGTCTCCCTGCGATGTCCTACAGGTTTGTCACTCAGCACACTCCGGCGGATCCGGCGGACCCACGAATCCGTACCACTGGCTCTCCCACGTCCCTGAATGGCCGCTGAATAATGATTGCGACATGAAATGAATATGGTTTGCGATGCGAGCGACGGCGATATGCGGCCCTGCGTCCCGTGGGGCTCGTTAGTCCGCGACCTCGCGATCCGtgcgatcagcatcagcggctGACAGGCACAGAGCGGGACACCAGCACCTCGGTTACCGGTAAACCCATACAACTGTGACGTGGTTTTTCCCGAAATGTCCGAAGAGAGCTCTAACCGAAGGGGTAGCAATAAtactaataataataacaccGATCTCTCCCCTTCTgctccctccaaaaaaaaaccaccacccccttctgAATGATCGATAAGTTGAGATAAGCAAAACCGATACCTTCCCCTCGTCGTCCGCAGATCAATCGATCTCCGATCGAGATGTGAGTTCAGCGACGACTTGGGAATCGTTTGACGATCACCGGGCCtccctttcttcctccctTGTGTTACTCCTCAAAACTGGTCCGATGAACCGATTCCCACAGTTACCGATTGACCGACGGCATTGTCCCATAACTTCGTCCCCCCGCAAGTCCAAGGACCAGGATTGATcgcaaacggaacgaaacgaagtcaCTTTGGTCTGTGTATCGGTCTCATTGATAGCAATTAGTTGCTGCCGTTGTAagatttccatccatccattcgaccGTGGGCCGACAGAATACCCTTCAACAGGTGACCACGACGGTCAACGATGAAAGACGATCgtcaccgatcaccgaagtcgctctcttcccctctctctatTGAAGCGAGCAGATTGAGGACGGTGCGAGCAAGATGAAAGGGAGGGTATGTCCCAAAACATAATTCGATACTCATGTGTCGTGCGTATgcgccctgctgctggtactgccacgacgacgacaccacgAACTGTCATATTCAAATTAGAGTTCGCTGCAATGGCTACGTCACTCAgccacacaggcacacagacacacttaATCGAGGCCCCGAGGGGTTTGATTGTTCTTCTCCTTACCacagtgcaccaccaccaccaccactccacgcCGAAGGACACCGAAGGTCGGCGGCAACAGGCCGCAGTCGCCGCCACCGACTGGATGATAAGACACCGTTCGgtttgatcgatcgacgatcgatatcgatacaTCAGAAATTCGATCAAACGAAAATATGTCAATTACGAGCATGGTGCGGACATGGATTGggtctctttttttatttactttgtttttgtgttttgtgttttgtgttcctCGACTCGCCctcctctcttttcttctttcgccttCCTTTCCAAAAAGAAGTCCACGGAACAAGTTTAGTCACTCAATCTTGTggtgtttgaatttttttcggggggttttttACTCACCAAGGTATCAATATCAAAAGCTGATGCTCGGTCCGGTGGTCGTGTGTCGGTCaagaagatttttttcttttttttaccgaGATTGCATCCCTTCcgtttaatgtttcaaattaTGATCGTTCGTTGGTTAATGATGTGGCGCATTTTGTTTGTGGATTAGTTGTGGAGTTGCAGTTGACACTTCGAAGCACTAGAACTGCCTTTCGAACGTTGCGATAATCCCCTCAGCTAGCTAACCCTTGCCCGGCAGCGAGTGGTGGTCAAGCGAAAAGTGTCAACCTATCCATAAATTACTCACCCTCACGCCCAGAACCCCGCGCGAGCGTGCGGCCTCGTTAGCCGCCGTCTGGAAAGTAATTAGAATTCACCATCCAGAGTGGGAGAAGAGGCAacaggaggaaaaacaaacaagttgTAATTCACCTAACCACCACGCAGTCGTCGCGCGGACACGCAATTGACGCGAAATAATTTGTCAACCCGCGCAATTGGCCGCTGCTGACACACcagtcgacgacaacgacgacgccgacgacgacgacgactcgttGCATGGAACTTCAGGAAGTTCCAACTTCGCCACCTCGTCGAGTAGGAGGTTCCCGGCACCGGAACGAGGACGATAATAAGCAAATCTACCCGACCGTGCGAGTGATATGGGCGCGgacattcgctcgctcgctcgctcgctgctgccagcgcaaGGATGGATGATTTATGCACTTTCAACCGCCCTGCCAGCACCTTAATCCCAAAACTAGAGTAACAGAGGGCCCAGGAGGGCAACGCAGGAGGACTCCCGAGGTGGCCGAGTGGCCGTACCCTTCGCCACTTCCATTACGCTAACTAGAGGAcccggccagaccagacctTCGACAGATTTATTAGCGCAAAAGCAATAACTCATTTTGCCACTTGACCAATCCAAATCGTCGCCCAGTGGACGAGTGGTGGACGAGCGGAGGGGAACAGCGAAGAACGTggagcaccaacaccatcgcaGCCACCACAACAGTcagatcgctcgatcgttcaGGGCTTAGTGGAGAGTAGGTGGATTTTGAGAGCTGATAAATGCAAAGGACGACAGCATGATCACTTTTGATGGCCAGTAAAGGCTAATCCAGGTTGTTTAAAGGATTAGAAAGAGGAATTCAAGCGAATTTTGAATTGGCCACCAGGTCTACTTGGATCCTCTCGAGTCATTTCCACAAAATCGAAAATAGGcattttccatccagcatctcAGTAGCCAATGTTTCTTTCAAATGCATTTCAGCGAGCTACTTACCTCTTTTCAACGTGTTATGTTCTTTCAGAatacaaacaaccaacaacagaagtttcttttgatttgttgaggaattattaatttatctttctctttctcattttcactcaggttgtttttcttttatgtacAATTGTGCGTGCTCTTCTTCACACAAGCAGGGCGTGTAAGACAGTCAATAAAGACAGGGACAGGGAACCTTAAATGTATATGTACAATGTACAGTCTCAGTGCAGCACGTGCGAGAACAGACCTTCACTTTcctcgttgcgttgcgatcATCTCCCAAAAGTCGCCCCAttccctccctttcccttcccacGCACCGATGGCCagttgtgtgcatgtgtgctggTGCGCGTGAGTGTGAGATGTGGTGCGAGTGTGCAAGGTCTTTGGCCATCAGGGCGCGAACCGCTAACACGCGGGTTTGGCATCTTTTTTGGGAGAatggttgtgttgttgtggcccCTTGGCACAAGGATGTGTGGTGCTCCCCAGCCCCCAACCCCCTAGCCCCCCTTTCAGGTCTGTTTCTCTTGTGAATGTGATCGCTGGTGCGTTCTCGTTGTGTGTCTTGGTCTGTGTCTTATGATGTAAGGATGCATTTTGCGAGTAAAGTGCGTACGTGAGAGGACGTGCCGGACTGCGGTAAACACTCGTGACTCGTCAGTCCTTGTCGccccaagccagccagccagccagccagccagctgtgcTCCTGAGCCTCCGATGAAAACAATACTTGAACGCTGCACGCATCGAggatcgctcgttcgttcgcttgcgaTCCTGCTCCTGCCGGCCGGAACTCTCCCCCCTCCGGGGCTGTCAGCTCATCAGCCAACACCGGACAGCATCTGTTTGGTGTAGCTCGAGAACAGAAGGTGCTTGGAGAAGCTGGCTAACCGGTCGGCGGCCGCATCCACCTTCTCGAACGTGCTCGGTCCGgtcgggctggtggtggtgctggcggtgctgctccCGCCCtgcaacgatgatggtggcgagtTCGACTCTTCGCCCTCGCTCTGGCTGTGGGTGCTGCGGTTCGATTCACCCTCGTGGCTCGACCCCGTATCCTCGTGCGTCTTCATGTGCGCCTTCAGGTTACAGGCCAACGCAAACGATTTGTTGCAGATCTCGCAAACGTGCGGCTTATCACCTgttggaagagagagagagagagagagagagagagagagagagagcagagagagaacgacGGAAGCGAATTCCTGTTAGCGACGATCGtgttgaagatgatgaaaaattGCTGCTGACGCAGAGCGCAGCACAGGAAGGGAATTTGCaaacgatgaagacgatgccACCCAACCTCCTCTTCCCGCCTTTCCAAGATGGCCCAGATACGATTTCAATTGTGTCCCTTTTCACTCCGACCGGCAACCGACCGGTGGCAACCTTGCCAAGCGAGCATAAACAGCACAGCGCTGGGCACAGCCGTTGCATCTCCTCAGCGCCGCGCCACCGGCGTAACAATAACGACATCATAATGCAGCggcaatcataaattatgtgcCCCCCAACAATCCCCTCCCTACCACCCAATGGTAGTTGAGATCGTGGACCATCGATAGCAATGACCGcattaataataatgataatacaAATGCCACATTCGCGCCGCCTCGCCGGTAGGGAGGACGATGTGATGTCCCCTTCCGCAACTCctcaccccccaaaaaccccccgcTGCACGGATGCACGAATAGAGTTGCTTTCATGTTTACAAGCGCTAGAACATGATCGCCCTGGTACCAACCGATGGCCGCATTCATTTGAGGCCAGCGTGGAGGCGCGAACGCACTCGCCCTCGTGGAATGACGGATGGTTTTTTCGCGGATGCTGCGCCCTGATGACAGGTTCTTCGGTCTTATCGGACCGGTGGCCTTCAGAAGACGGTGGCGATGAGGAGcagagggaaagggaaaccacacagcgcgcgcgagagtGTGATTTCGATTTAACTTTTGTTGTCGCAGCAAACAGGCGACGTCCCGAAGGTCTTCATTTCCCCGTTCGTTTTGATGATCGCATGAGATCGTGTTGATCACACATTCCACAGCGGGATGCCGCGTCTGTATGTGGGATCGATCACACCCTCCGCGTCatgcatcatcgtcaccgccaccggagcTCCCGTTTAGCACCTCAAAGGTGCGCGCAGTAGCTGACGCATTTGACGATCACCCACGTTGACGCGCGCCAGCATCCCTTGGTCTCCTGTGGTGCGGGATCTTGGATCCTGAGCTACCGCACATCACCGTGATCatgatcgtcatcgttttcCAATtcgccgcatcatcatcaagcgatcAATACACCGTTCACACGCAACAGTCATGGCTTCTCGCGATCAAAATCACCGAGAACGTTCTTTACCCAACGCCACCCAAGAGTTCTAAACGCGGTCCCCGTGATGATGAGCGTTTTAATGAACCATGCAGTTCACTGTTtggcccccccaaaaaaaaattaaaacgataATGTGAGCGAAGGtgttaaaaaagaaattacTCTCCAGTGAGCTCCAATCGGAGTATTACTCTGCTATGTTCATTAATAGTGCGTTATTGCGGTCCATGGAATTTTGTTAATCCGCATCCACGTCTTTTTAAGACGTCTtcaagcagctgctgctgccaccgaccgaaaaaaaggggtccgCCTAGTAAGAGGGAAGCTAGATTGAGTTGTAGCGTAATTGATTCCGGAGCTGCTACGTAGACGAAGCGAAGGGCCGAGCCGATTCAACATTTTTTCATCCAGTCATGATCCCGGAAGATAATCGCTTCAATAGCACTCTATTCACTGCCCTTTCGTGTCCCCGAAAACGGTCTCCCTCTCGGTCTTATCCAGTCATTCTGTGGTtcgttaaaaatatgttttcgatAGCCCAAAAACCACGCTCTCACCCTCTCTTTTCCGCTCTCTTTCCCATTCCCTTTCCATTATCCAGATCAGGACCTCCGGAGACCGGCCACCACAAATGCATCAGCAGTCCGAAGACCAAAACGAAGGAGCGAAACAGAGCGCAGAGGAATGGAGGAGGAGAGTGACAAGCAAGCAAAGGGAAAAACGGAGTCCTTTCAGGGGACCGGAGCTCAGCCACTTGACATCTTGGTGTTCATCGATACTTCAAACGGCTTATCGGGAGCGACGGATCACCCCCCGGGCGAAAGAAAggccatcaaccaccaccgcctcgtCCCGCACAAAACCGgatccgtcgtccgtcgtgcATGATAGCCGCCAGCAGACGTTGGTTGCATGTGCTTCCAATTGccgaacggcagcagcagcagcaacagcaacagctcggtTGCGTTGGTTCGGCTGCCAAATGTTCCCGATGGTAAAAAGGGATTGCGTGACGCAACGCCACCAATAACGAGAtcctcgctcactcactcgcaaaCAGACCACATACGTACACGACCCGAAAACAGGTGAtccactgaccaccaccactcgagtTGACCATATCGTGGTTACGATCACTCACTTCGAAACTTACCTGTGTGCAGGAAGAGATGGTTCTTGAGGTTCGTCTGCTTGGAGAAACCCCGGGAGCAGATGTGACACTTGAAGGGCCAGGAACCGTTGTGGACGTACATGTGCGACTTGAGATCACCGGGCGTTGGGAAGGATTTGGAGCAGAGGCTGCATTTGTGTGGTTTGTcctgagagagagtgagagagagagaatggagagaacagagagaacAGAAGCGGTTAGCGATAAAGTAACGAGCccgcgcggtggcggcggaatCAAACGAAATTAAGAAGCTAAATGTCACGGCGGGCAAGCGCTCAAGAAAGGCAAGCGCTCAAGAAATAAATCACCAGGCGGCTATCTCCACCACGGGGGCCACGCCGACGCCCACACCGTCACTGAGCGCTGAGTTCATCATCCCTCACCGCGTGCTCCGTGGCCGAACAGCTCAATTTGGACTGTTCCTCTGGCTACACGGGACATGCCCGGTGACAACATTAAACCCGCTCTGACTTTGATTGATGGAACTGAGATcaggcgacggcgacggtggcgaaggAGAAGTACTTCTtgagcttgagcttgagcttgAGGTTGAGTTGGACAttctggctagctggctggtgatcgatcgaggaaTTTCTTACCTTGATGTGCGTCATGCGGTGGTAGTAGAGATTGGAGCTGGCGGTGAACCGCTTGCCGCACACCTGACACTGGTGCGGCTTCTCGCCCGAATGTATCCGGACGTGGGTATTGAGCGAGCTGGACGTGCTGAAGCCCTTGCCGCAGACACCGCACACATGCGGCTTTTCaccggtgtgcgtgcgcatgTGTCGCTTCAGCAGACTAGGACGATCGAAGGCCTTGCCGCAGACCTCGCACGGTAGCATGGCGCGCTCGGACCGGGCCGCCGGCCGCGCCTTCGgtgacgatcgcgacgatgAGGCGCCCGTCCCGATGGAGGCCAGCTCCAGATCGAGGGCACCATCGCACCGATCGCCCCCGGTGCTCGCTCCGGATGAAATCGAGATCGATGAGTCGTCGCCCGATACGGACTTGTGTTCGTCCTCGGCGCCGGATGGAGGTGAGATCGGAAGCATGACCCGTGACAGCAACGATGTCGACAGATCCAGCGGTGAGTCTGtatgggagagaaagagagaccacGTTAGAAGTCGATCCCGATAACTGATCGCGCCCGAGTCGAGCATCGCGAGCGTTGGTGATCGCGGACATGCGGATTTGCTCAGGACACTCTCTGGTCGGCGTCTCACGCCTCGATCCGCGAACCGGGACCCGCGAAACTGCTACACTTAACGCCTCGTTTATAAATCACCAATCATTAGCACTAATCTAGTCCATTAATTTCACGCCGCTTCATTAATTGTCCCGGGCGCGGAGTTTTATCATTTCGCACCGACCACTGGTCAACGGTGACCAGAGTTCGGGCGATCCTCCGGTCGGTTCCCCAATGTCTGGTGacaggaaattaatttccttttacCGGCAACGCACCGCGAAGTGTTATGGAAATCAGTTTTGGGCTTTAATTACTCCCGTggtcgctgctgcagctccagctcctgtTCGGTGCAAGGGATGCAataggagaaggaggagcgcTGCTTGCTCCGGAAAGGAGATCATTATAAATGCTTTTGAGTTAACACCGGAGGTCGAAGGCAACAACAAAGCGCACACTgcaactgccactgccactgccgggaactcggtcggtcggtcggttggttcccTTTTCCAGAAGGGacattccagcatccagaccaaaccaaccaaccgaccaacagaCCACTCGTTCCCCGGGTGAACCTATCTTGAAGGCTGATCTACCgaataatttcaattattttcttgttaagaaacacaaaactcaTTTGCGTGTATTAATTtaagctctctctttctctctctctctctctctctctctctctctctctctctctccgtagcGAAGGATTCAGGGAGAAGTGACCTCCCGATTCCACCAACCAAGTCGCGGCTATTATTGATAAAATCactatttaatttattacaaaaaaaatccttcctcGTCCCGGATGCGTGGACTCAGTCGgtagtgtttgttgttgtggttgaggAACCGAGCCTCCAGCCTCCCAAGAATGACTCTTGGTGGCCCTTGGAAGGTGGAGAGGGGAGTGAAATGAATGCTATCGCAGATGGTCACGAGATGAAGATAGCGCAAAAGGCTCGCGAaggcttttgtttttcgcgtTCGCGGGTCTGAAAGTGTAGCAACGTCGAGGCGAGGGCGGCCCTTAAAAGGGAAGGACGGATGGGTGCGTTGCTTCGCGTCGCAACTTACCTTCGAGGATCGAGTCCATCGTTTGCCGATACAGCTGATTGCGCATCCGGATGAAGAAGAGCTCCTCGGGACCCTCGGGCAGATAGTAGACGACCAGCTCCTGGTGCGACGGGATCGGCTTCACGATCTCGTAGATCGGTTCACCTTTCACCTTGGCACACACCACGTTCACCTGCGGTCCATACGTCTCTGACACGCGCAGGAACCGGATCCAGTTGCAATGGCGCACGGTCCGCCCGTTCACGGTCGTTATCTCATCGTACAGCCCGAACCGATGTCTAATCTGTGGAGTAAAAGGCGAAACCAAGTTATGAGCATCGATCCTTGTCGCATTGTGTGTCATCCCCTAACCTAACTAGAGCACACCATTCCTCGGTGGccattgaattcaaattatgCTCCACATGGAGAGGcccagaagaaggagaggaatGTGAGAGAATATGTTAATTACCGAGTGATCATAACTACGCTTTCAATGAGGAATTGAGAATTACTTCTTTTGAcaccgctccactccactcgacaAGTGACAAAAGGGCACATCAAATGGACACTCAAATCACCTCCTCAAACACCACTTGATACCTTAATTAATGGCCATCGTTTATGttgcattcccccccccccatgctCGTTGCGCCTCGTTACACACCGTGAACTACCATTTCCGAGGGCGAATGTCGTGCTTCTCCCCCTCATATGAgggtgatttatgaaaaactacCCAACCATgtaaccaccgacaccgacacttTATGCTTtgaaaggggaggggaggcCACTCGGTACATTATGCTTCTCCTCCACTTGGTGGTTCCTTCCGTCGTCACTTCTGCATCGAGAATGGTTcaactggccagccagcagcgggTGACGAACGTTTCGCTTAACGAGTGTAA is a window of Anopheles aquasalis chromosome 2, idAnoAquaMG_Q_19, whole genome shotgun sequence DNA encoding:
- the LOC126568894 gene encoding zinc finger protein 177-like — encoded protein: METCVLIPQEFALAVTGLGARNSRDQTATVWSNTAIPQGTLCYPFQGTVRIDNLDIYSNIAEDDIRHRFGLYDEITTVNGRTVRHCNWIRFLRVSETYGPQVNVVCAKVKGEPIYEIVKPIPSHQELVVYYLPEGPEELFFIRMRNQLYRQTMDSILEDSPLDLSTSLLSRVMLPISPPSGAEDEHKSVSGDDSSISISSGASTGGDRCDGALDLELASIGTGASSSRSSPKARPAARSERAMLPCEVCGKAFDRPSLLKRHMRTHTGEKPHVCGVCGKGFSTSSSLNTHVRIHSGEKPHQCQVCGKRFTASSNLYYHRMTHIKDKPHKCSLCSKSFPTPGDLKSHMYVHNGSWPFKCHICSRGFSKQTNLKNHLFLHTGDKPHVCEICNKSFALACNLKAHMKTHEDTGSSHEGESNRSTHSQSEGEESNSPPSSLQGGSSTASTTTSPTGPSTFEKVDAAADRLASFSKHLLFSSYTKQMLSGVG